One Colius striatus isolate bColStr4 chromosome 7, bColStr4.1.hap1, whole genome shotgun sequence DNA segment encodes these proteins:
- the CELF6 gene encoding CUGBP Elav-like family member 6 isoform X2 → MQLPQVPAPGPRPPVLWVPAGSKILCVEMNRPIQVKPADSEGRGEDRKLFVGMLGKQQSEDDVRRLFEPFGQIEECTILRGPDGASKGCAFVKYGSHAEAQAAINSLHGSQTMPGASSSLVVKFADTDKERTLRRMHQMAGQLGIFNPMTIQFGAYGAYTQAIMQQQAALMAAAQGTCLNPMAAIAAAQMQQMAAFNVSGLVATPLTPSSGTSTPPGISTAPVPSITTPIGVNGFSPLPPQTNGQPTSETIYTNGIHPYPAQSPTVADPLQQAYAGMQHYAAAYPAAYAPISQAFPQQAPIIPQQQREGPEGCNLFIYHLPQEFGDAELTQMFLPFGNVISAKVFVDRATNQSKCFGFVSFDNPTSAQAAIQAMNGFQIGMKRLKVQLKRPKDASRPY, encoded by the exons ATGCAGCTGCCGCAGGTGCCGGCTCCCGGGCCGCGGCCGCCCGTGCTGTGGGTGCCTGCCGGGTCCAAAATCCTCTGCGTCGAG ATGAACCGCCCCATCCAGGTGAAGCCAGCTGACAGCGAGGGCCGAGGAG aagACAGGAAGCTCTTTGTGGGCATgctggggaagcagcagagTGAAGATGATGTCCGGCGCCTCTTTGAGCCCTTTGGCCAGATCGAGGAGTGCACCATCCTCCGAGGGCCTGACGGAGCCAGCAAAG GTTGTGCCTTTGTGAAATACGGCAGCCATGCTGAGGCACAGGCCGCCATCAACAGCCTCCACGGCAGCCAGACCATGCCG GGTGCTTCGTCCAGCCTGGTGGTGAAGTTTGCGGATACAGACAAGGAGAGGACCCTGCGGCGGATGCATCAGATGGCAGGGCAGCTGGGGATCTTCAACCCCATGACCATCCAGTTTGGTGCCTACGGGGCGTATACACAAGCG ATCATGCAGCAGCAGGCGGCTCTGATGGCAGCGGCACAGGGGACCTGCCTGAACCCCATGGCTGCCATCGCTGCTGCCCAGATGCAGCAAATGGCCGCTTTCAATGTCAGCGGGCTGGTGGccacccccctcaccccctcTTCAG GTACAAGCACCCCTCCTGGCATCAGCACGGCACCTGTGCCCAGCATCACCACTCCGATTGGCGTGAATGGCTTCAGCCCACTGCCACCGCAGACCAATGGGCAGCCCACCTCCGAGACCATCTACACCAATGGCATCCACCCCTATCCAG ctcaaagCCCCACCGTGGCAGATCCCCTCCAGCAAGCCTATGCAGGCATGCAACACTATGCAG CAGCGTATCCCGCCGCCTACGCGCCCATCAGCCAGGCCTTTCCCCAGCAGGCACCCATCATCCCGCAGCAGCAGCGAGAAG GTCCCGAGGGCTGTAACCTGTTCATTTATCACCTGCCCCAGGAGTTCGGGGACGCGGAGCTCACGCAGATGTTCTTGCCTTTTGGCAATGTCATCTCTGCCAAAGTCTTTGTGGACCGTGCCACCAACCAGAGTAAATGCTTTG GTTTCGTCAGTTTCGACAATCCAACGAGCGCTCAGGCAGCCATTCAGGCCATGAACGGCTTCCAGATTGGCATGAAGAGGCTAAAAGTCCAGCTAAAGCGGCCAAAAGATGCCAGTAGACCCTACTGA